In Eubacteriales bacterium mix99, the DNA window GCGGATTTTTCCAATACGTTGGCCGGAACACTCACTGACATATTAAAAGCTCTGGAGGAAGGGGACGTGGAAGCTCTGGGCGGGAAGCTGCTGGAGCAGATCGACGGCCATATTGATAATATGCTGTCCATCCGATCCGAATTGGGCGCAAAATCCAATCGGCTGGATGCCGCAAAGAAAAAAAATGAAGAAGAGAGCTTCAATATGACAAAGATGAAGTCCAAAACGGAGGACATTGATTTTGCAGAAAAGATCATGCAGTACATGACGATGACCAATGTTTACGTTGCTTCCCTGTCTGTCGGGGCAAAGATTCTGCAGCCGACAATTCTTGACTTTCTCAAATAGATAAAAAAGCTTCCATAAATCCATATAATGTTATCAGAGAGGTCCGTCCGGGATATCCTGGTTGAGTGATTGGGCTTTTTTGGGGCGGAGAGAAGGAAAACACGGTGGTTTTGCCGTGTTTTCCTTATTTTCCGGGATTTTCTTCATATTTCTGACGTCCGCGCTAAACTTATTTTACAAGGTTCCGATAGATAATAATGAAAAGGGAAATCAGGCGGCCGCCGGTTTTCCGTTCCATGCAGACCAGGCAGAAATGCCAACGAAGATTGAAGGAGGAAAGATTATGAGAATTAACAATAACCTGATGGCCATGAATACTTATCGCCAGTTGGGATTGGGCGAAGCTGCAGCCTCCAGATCCATGGAAAAGCTGTCTTCCGGTTATCGAATCAACCGTGCGGGAGATGACGCAGCAGGGCTGGCTATTTCAGAAAAGATGAGAGGACAGATCCGGGGCCTGACACAGGCTTCCAGGAATGCACAGGACAGTATCTCCCTGGTTCAGTCCGCAGAGGGTGCCCTGAGTGAGACACAGGCGATCCTTCAGAGAATGCGGGAGCTGGCGGTACAATCCGCAAGTGACACAAATGTAAATGCAGACCGGACAGCTGTACAAAATGAAATGGATCAGCTGGCCGAAGAAGTATCCAGAATATCCAATGATACCGAGTTCAACACGCAGAAGCTTTTGGACGGCAGTTTCAGCGGGACATTCCATATTGGCGCAAACGAAAGCCAGAACCTGCGGCTGTCGATCAGCAATATGTCATCTTCCGCGCTGGGCACCACTGCAGTGAATGTTACCGCTGATGAAGCCGGAACCGTTGTGAACACAGGGAATTCTTTCAGTGATGGAGTTTATAACGTAACGGCAGAAGACGAGAAATATTATCTGGCGGACAGCAACGGCAAGAACGTCGCCAGCAGTGATGATGGATTGACTTTCACATCCCTGACAGTGGAGGGGGACACCGTTACCTTTACCGATGAAGTGCTGTCCGGTACCGTAGCCATCAAGGGTGATGCGGCTGTGGGATCGGCCAGGGTGGCCAATAACGGTTTGGAAGCCGGGACTTATACGGTTTCCGGTACGAATCTGATTGACAAGAATGGCAATGTCATTGCAAAAGCAGGCGATTCCGGAGAGGGCACGGCGTTTACGGCATTGGACGGTGAAACCGTTCTCTTCACCGTGAACGATGCGCTGGAAGACGGCGCTTCGGTAAAGGTCGGCGGGATTGATGTGTCCAGCCAGACCGCTGCGGATCATGCCATTACCACCATCAATGATGCCATTACCAGTGTTTCCAATGAAAGGGCAAAACTTGGTGCGACGCAGAACAGACTGGATCACACCATCAAGAATCTGGATACTTCCTCAGAGAACCTGCAGTCTGCCGAGTCCCGTATCCGCGACGTGGATATGGCCAAGGAAATGATGGAATTTACAAAGGACAGCATTCTGCAGCAGGCGGCACAGGCCATGCTTGCGCAGGCAAACCAGGCTCCTCAGGGAGTACTGCAGTTACTCCGGTAAAGATAGAATAATTGGACAGGATAGAATGCAGAAAACCGGTCAGATAAAACTGATCGGTCTTTTTTTTTATAAATACCTGTACGAAGCTGGCTTTGTGTTGTATAATGAATTCCGACATCATTTGGCCTTTCGGACAGGAAATCCTATAAAATCTATAAAAAAAATATACTTTTCCCTAAAGTAATTTAAAATTCATCCGATAATATTATCAGAGGTTCTTACCATTGAGCCGGATCGGTTTTCATACAGGAAACCGGTAAACATATGGCGGAACAAAGCAGGGAATACAGGGGGGAATGAGCAATGCCTGTCAGAATAGGCGGATTGGCATCCGGCATGGATATTGACGGAATTGTCAGTGACCTTATGAAAGCAGAGCGTACGCGGACAGATAAAGTGACGCAGGAGAAGACTCTTCTGGAGTGGACCCGGAAGGCTTATACCGATGTCAACAAGCTGTTTGCGGAGTTTATTTTAAGAACACGGGAGTCCTTTGGGCTGACGGATTCTTCGTCCGGTTTCCTTGTCAATCAATCCGTACGCGGCCTGAAATGGATTCGCAGGGCTACGGTTGGGGATGTCGGCATTGCGGATGTTTCTGCCAGGGCGGGGGCCGCGAACGGAGCCAATGAACTGACGGTCACACAGCTGGCGGCCAACTGGTCTGCCGCAAGCAGCGACGGGATATCTGCGGCGGGACAGAGCCGCTCCAATCTGGCCTCCCAGTTTGGGCTGACAGATGAGGATGTCGTTCATCTTACCATCTCCACCGGAACCGGCACAAAGGAGCAAAAGGTTCAGATAACGATTGAAAATGGCATGGCATCGGTAATAAAAACATCATATGGGGCAGGAGAGGACGGGGAAGATTCCGTAATTTCACTTCTGAGCGGAAAGGATATCTCCGATCTGTCCCTGAAAGAGCTGACCCGTCAAATCAACAGGGCGGATATTGGAGTGACCGCCTCCTATGAGGAATCCATTGACCGGTTTTTCCTGCAGACAAATCAGACAGGAGCGGAAAATACGGTTTCCTTTTCCGATGAAAGTGTCCTGCATGATGAAACAGGGCAGCCCATTCTGGATATGGATGGGAATGCAACTTCCTTTCTGAGCAAATTGAAGCTGAAGTACGAAACAATGGGAACCAATGCGGCCGGTCAGCCGGTACAGATGCCGGCCGATGTTTTGCCGGGCACTTATGCAGGCCGGGATGCGGTGTTTGATTTTGGTGCCGCCCTTGGCATTACCAGGCCCTCCAATCAGTTTACCGTCAATGACATCGATTTCGATTTGAAAGCAGTGGGTCGGACAACGGTCCATGTGGATACGGATGAAGATGCTGTTATGGAAAAAATAACGGAGTTTCAAAGTTCGTACAACGAGCTGATCGATAAAATCGATTCATTGCTCAGGGAAGAAGAGTATCGGGATTATCCGCCTCTGACCGCAGAGCAGAAAAGTGAAATGACGGAAAAGGAAATTGAACTTTGGGAGGGTAAGGCCAAAAGCGGATTGCTGCGAAACGACTCCCTTATCGGCCAGGTCATGCAGAAAGCCCGCCTGGGTCTGTATGAAAGAGTAAAGGGCCTGGACGGAAGCTTTGATCAGCTGACAGAGATCGGGATTACGACGGAGCGGTATGCCGCAGGCACCATGGGCGGCCGGCTGGAAATTGATGAAGGCAAACTGCGGGAAGCCATACGCAAGGATCCGGAAGGTATTGTGGATCTTCTTTTTCATCAGCCCGATCCCGGTATTTCAGATGAAACGGAGAAGCGACAGGATACGGGACTGGTTGGCAGGATGTATGGGGACATGATATCCGGCATGAAGGAAATCATCCTCCGGGCGGGTCCGGGAGAAGACGCAAAACTGTATCGCAGTGTGAATTCCACCATGCTGTTGGATTTTGTGACAAAGCACGGCAGCATCAGCATGCTGGATGAATCCATCAGCGATTATGAGGAGAAGGTTTATCGCATGGGGCTTCGCCTGGCAGACAAGGAAGAGAGTTACTGGAAAAAATTTACTGCCATGGAGACAGCGCTCAATAAAATGTATTCCCAGAGTAACTGGCTGACGCAGCAGCTGGGGATGAAGTCCGGCAACTGACCGTTCGTGAGGCTGCCGGGAAGGCAGCGGAGACGGTACGGAGGATGGAGGATACGATGAATCAGAAGGATTCCCCGCATGACGTGTTACGGATGTATGGGGAAATTCTGCAGAATGCAGAAGGGATCCTGAGCATTACGGAAGAGATGACAAGGGCTCTGGAGCAAAAGGATACGGATGCCCTGAACCGGGCATTGGTCCGAAAGCAGAAAAAGATTGATCGGATCCGTGAAAGGACTG includes these proteins:
- a CDS encoding flagellin — protein: MRINNNLMAMNTYRQLGLGEAAASRSMEKLSSGYRINRAGDDAAGLAISEKMRGQIRGLTQASRNAQDSISLVQSAEGALSETQAILQRMRELAVQSASDTNVNADRTAVQNEMDQLAEEVSRISNDTEFNTQKLLDGSFSGTFHIGANESQNLRLSISNMSSSALGTTAVNVTADEAGTVVNTGNSFSDGVYNVTAEDEKYYLADSNGKNVASSDDGLTFTSLTVEGDTVTFTDEVLSGTVAIKGDAAVGSARVANNGLEAGTYTVSGTNLIDKNGNVIAKAGDSGEGTAFTALDGETVLFTVNDALEDGASVKVGGIDVSSQTAADHAITTINDAITSVSNERAKLGATQNRLDHTIKNLDTSSENLQSAESRIRDVDMAKEMMEFTKDSILQQAAQAMLAQANQAPQGVLQLLR
- the fliD gene encoding flagellar filament capping protein FliD produces the protein MPVRIGGLASGMDIDGIVSDLMKAERTRTDKVTQEKTLLEWTRKAYTDVNKLFAEFILRTRESFGLTDSSSGFLVNQSVRGLKWIRRATVGDVGIADVSARAGAANGANELTVTQLAANWSAASSDGISAAGQSRSNLASQFGLTDEDVVHLTISTGTGTKEQKVQITIENGMASVIKTSYGAGEDGEDSVISLLSGKDISDLSLKELTRQINRADIGVTASYEESIDRFFLQTNQTGAENTVSFSDESVLHDETGQPILDMDGNATSFLSKLKLKYETMGTNAAGQPVQMPADVLPGTYAGRDAVFDFGAALGITRPSNQFTVNDIDFDLKAVGRTTVHVDTDEDAVMEKITEFQSSYNELIDKIDSLLREEEYRDYPPLTAEQKSEMTEKEIELWEGKAKSGLLRNDSLIGQVMQKARLGLYERVKGLDGSFDQLTEIGITTERYAAGTMGGRLEIDEGKLREAIRKDPEGIVDLLFHQPDPGISDETEKRQDTGLVGRMYGDMISGMKEIILRAGPGEDAKLYRSVNSTMLLDFVTKHGSISMLDESISDYEEKVYRMGLRLADKEESYWKKFTAMETALNKMYSQSNWLTQQLGMKSGN